The following DNA comes from Cherax quadricarinatus isolate ZL_2023a chromosome 83, ASM3850222v1, whole genome shotgun sequence.
ACAAGATAAGCTATGACATTTGATGGGCACCAgcgagggtgcagagataaggagtgacatttgatgagcttgTATCTCTGAttatctctgtctgcttgtctctttccgtctctctgtctgtctaagAGAAAGCCACTGTGAACCAACTggtattcttatgcattatatttacaagcacagtatagcattTAGGATTTtataggttatcctaggtaatttacactatgtataattgtatttgtgtatacctgtgagacagacaaaaagagatagagacagatagacagaccctaaacttggggttaacatcactttcctcttaaaaggggagtgttaatatgacattacatcagtgaatccttggtgtttgccacactgtttgctctagctggcactcccacaaggtattaaggggtcccagatttttttttttaatatggtgcacactgagtgttaaccctttcagggtccgtcccgtagatctatggctttacgttcagtgtccaaaccgtagatctacgtcatgagctcagctcactctgataaactgtgagtggtaaatttgggcctagatatgagagaatacaactatgtggtatgtgtgcaccacataaaacaaatcctgcagcacactgtgtataatgagagaaaaaaaactgagaccgtgattttcgattaaaacagcgactttgtagtgttttttcgtatgttttttatagttgtatttgtgatttcttggtctcatttgatagaatggaagaaatattacagaaatagagataattttgattggttttagcactggaaatggcttgaaactgagctcaaagtggcggaaatgttaaatttttgccaatgttcaggagtaaacaaacgacctcacacgtctaatacacaccagctggtgggtctaatatacattcacaaatgtggtgatgatatttatacaattattacaatattgcataacaataaatcttctattttttggtgtgaataaaaattcattatgtgaataaaaaatcaaaatggaattcatttgtaaagcttcaaaacataactaatgaacagaggaaatggtagtttagtgccaggaatacctacattgtttattctggaccctattttgaaattggaatattttgaactttgtgttaaattggccaaatcaccaatttccggtcactttattttgtagttgaaacagttgacttggcgatttcttgtgctcaatcgatagaatagaagtaatactagtgaaatagctaagaacttggtcgactggaataatgtaattgacctaaaatgggagtcaaagtcggcaaaatcgccgattcgtaaatatcgctgacacatcaaaattcacgagagcataatttcgtcaattttccttcaaattttgtactttttgttttattacattcacaaaaagattctctatcatttcataagaaaaaataacaattttttttttaaattcttggacactggggcaccacttcagattttggccttggaccctgaaagggttaagacccattctatgctgaccaggcatctcaggccaattgtgccaaatttggaggcaggaaaaatgaaacgtatatacgtttggggcgctagcaGTAAGAacttatatatacatttggactgtttacgggttaaaccattccaggaaaatttcccttgtgactgGGGACTGGACAGGTTTCATACGATTGACGACAACGGAGGTAATCAACGAAAACTAAAGCCAAAAAGTCACGAAAAAAGTCAGCCAAAACCAAAATTGGCGATAACCAAGATCGAcaaaaaccaagggtccactatccattctgtaatactgtgaccagaactgtgcagtatgatctaaatgaggcctaaccaatgacaGAGTTGAaaaataacctgaggactcctgttattcatgcttcttgatatgaagccaagaattctatttgattcatacttcttgatatgaatccAAGAGTTCTATTCACTTTAttatgaacacttatgcactgctgtcttggttttagattacttctaaccagaactcctaaatctttctcgTGATCAGTAAAATTAAgaactacattatttagtttatgagTGTCATGGTTATTTTTCTTTCCAACGCTAAGAActctgcatttgtctatattaaactgcacctgccacttctctgaccattgcatcagtctattcagatcttcctgaAGCACTCGAATGTTCTTGTCAAGAATTAATTCAATGACCTATTTAGGTGCcattggcaaacttgcttatgttacTATTTcttctctcatctatgtcgttaaCGTAAATTGTgtacaatgggcccaacactgacccctgtggaacaccacttgtgacacatccCCACAATGATTCCTCTCtgtttatgcaaactctgttgcCCATCTGTTACCCATGCCTCTATCCGGGAAAAAATATCTTATTCCATGTGGCCCTACTTTCCTTGAGAATCTCCAATGTGGAACTCACAAGTCTTGCTGAAAtcctatcatattcattaccataatctaccccttcaaataccttagtgaaaaaagttagtaaatttgtaaggaaGGAACATCCCTTGGTAAAACCaagctgagattcattaatcaatttgttTCTCAAGGTGACTTCGAATAgtcttggcaattattgattccattaattttcccacaatggaggttaggcttattggtgtatagttcgaagctaaggacctgtctcctgctttgatAGGTATCACATCTGATATTTTCCACCTATCAGACACTATGCACATTTGTAGTGATATGCTGAACagactagccaaaggtttgctaagtttctccttgcattcctttaaaacccctacaaacagttcatcaggacctggggatttgttaggttttaatttgtaTATTTGTCTGATGATGGTGGACAAGTTTCCTTTTTAGGGTCACTCaatcttggtgggagatggccaatgagATTTAAAACAAAAATCTGCTTATAACTTGATGTTTCACTGTTCAAAGAAAGTTAAACTAGATAATGTTCTGTACTTATACAATCAAGAGCTATCCCACACGTCCTGTAAACTCCTAGCATTGCAAAATACCATATTTAATACCAGCCCCTTTTTCaacaaaggggaaaaaaaaaaaaaaaacaccattccTGGCAGTCTCCACAATACACATTTAGTCATTTCAGCTTTCTCCACTAAACTTAACTCATTTATTTATAGCACCACTGATGTTTTAACTGCTATCTGGAATACTAGTGGCATGATGCATCCTCATCTTGACTTCCTGAATACAGAGCACATTATTTTTTTTGACAAATTTTGCACGTAACATAAGAGCAGAGATGTTCTACCAAGAAATTACATCCTTTGGGGCTTAAGAGTCTGTTGTGAGTTCATGAATTTAAGTTGAGACACTGCACACTTAAATTACATCGCAATCAGTTTAGAAGTTACTGTTGTAGACATTAAGTTGCAGATTTCTtaaactgttactactacatatCTGCTATTTTGACAAACTAACATTTATAGAAAGGTTTATAAAGTAACAGAAACTAAGTATTATTTGCATTGTACAGCCATATTAAAAATTTGTTAGTCACAGTAATTTTGATGCAAGGGTAAATATCCATATCCATACCATTTATAGTGAAAGGATGTTTGTCAAATAGTTCCTACTGTACCAGTATTCACAGTACGCAAGCTGTCAATTCATTAAAATTATTCAATTGTAAAATTTAAGAAGATACCCAGACTCATGGACAACAATAGTGTTATTTCCGGTATTACCATCACCTGAAACATACATGCAGGTATAGTTACACAACCACTAACTCTCCATCTAACTTCTATTATTCCATTCACACTTaacttttcaaaaattttcaACTAATTGTGGCCGATCTTCCCTCTTAATGACATTTCCCCCAATGCTTCCACATTTAAACATACCATTATCTGTCTAAACCATCTGATGGCATTAGTTCATAATGCATAATAAACTAACTATAAATAAAATTAGGTCTTATATCTTATGTACTATAATGCAGCCTCTTTCCTAGAGTGCACTGCTGTTATCACTACATTTTTCACTCTTTCCTAAATAAAAATGATCCCATTAAAACTAAGAACACCAAAACTATATTTTCAACCATTTTATTCTACAAAATTTAAGTGTTAAAACTAGCATCTCCAGCACCATAAAACGTTCTGCACTATGATAAATCATTTGCTAAAATTAATAAAAAGTAACTAATAATTACCAGAATCTTTTGTTGCAGTCTCTTTGTCCTTTATTGGGGcaacctcctcctcttttccttCAGCTTCTGAAAAACAATCCAAGATTaattggtggcccggtggtctggtggctaaaactcccgctccacacacggagggcccgggttcgattcccggcgggtggaaattccgacacgtttccttatacctattgtcctgttcacctagcagcaaataggtacctgagtgttagtcgactggtgtgggtcgcatcctgggggacaagattaaggaccccaatggaaataagttagacagtcctcgatgacgcactgactttcttgggttatcctgggtggctaaccctccggggttaaaaatccgaacgaaatcttatcttatcttaacactgtgTTCCATATGCTTGTGTGCCTTGACTAAGGATCATGAAGCAAACTTGTGAGACAAACTACTTAGGGAAACGTTATGCAGACATCTGATGAAAAATGATCACGATGTCATTGAAATTAAGCATTTCCACACATTAATAACTGAATGTGAAAAACTTTAGTCAATTCTGCCTAGTTTTTTCCTCCtaatttaaaaaatactcaaataCTTGCAAAAATATTTGCAATTTACATATAagacagatgaaggaataaacCAGGCAACACTTACTGAAAAATGGATAAGGATCAGGACGTCAGTTTCAGGATTGGGAGAGGCTGCCATAAATACACTGTAGTTACAAAAGtagcatatgcagtttaatgtgtaCAAATGCAAGTCAAGTCTGGGAAGCTAACCACATGACCCATGACCTAAATAATATAACTATCCAAATGAATATCAATTTCTGGTTTGCAGAAATGTAAAACCTAAGCAAGATTTTAGAAGTTCTTGCAAACTAACTTACTACTGTGTTTGCTtcgcatcaataataataatgataattatttctacaagtacatgatacaacttatacaagtATAAATCCAAAGGTTATACTACATCTATACATTACACCACTGCAGTCACAGTAAAGTTTACACAAGAACTGGAAAaggatattataataaaaaagaagagctAAATCTACAAGGGAGCTGGAAAACGATAAAACTTCGAACTACTTAAAAAAAATTAGGAAAATGGCTGCAGAAACGTTCACTTCCCCTGACTCGTTTTTAATCTATGTCTTAATGCCTCTTGTGCGTTGCATAACTCAACCTAGTACAATGCTGACTTACAGGTCCATTTTTGAAAGCTCTACCCTATAAAATGTTCCCGCCAAATGTATGCCTAATTTCCTTTAGCTGTCATGTTCGTTCCTAAGGGTTAAAAATGTAAGTATTCCAACACCAATAATTACATTACATACGCTGGGCCATTAACCACAGGTTAGATAAACAGTAAACTGTTTTCATAAGTGGCACGTGCGAGGCCTTGCACGTGGCACGTGGCACCAGAATGCAAACAAAGACGCGCCAAGTCCATGGCGGAGGTTATACAACTTTATTTCTTTTTGGCAGTATACAAAATTTGGTTtacaatgtattattattattataatcaaaaagaagagctaagccacaagggctatacagcggttTACAATGTAATAATGTATTaagcacttaaaaaaaaaaaaaaactagcgtGCAGCGCACTTCCGGGAAGACTAATTTTAATGCTTACAGACTACTACTTCTGAACTAGACTGATCATTGTGTAGGAATTTTTAAGGTTATTACATTAAATTTGGTTATTTTGTTAAATGGTTTCACTTGGTTGCGTTTTTTACCATTTGCGTCCATTGAAATAACCACTTAATTTACAATTAAAACTATAATGGCCGAAATTGGGCAAGTAGTGGACGTAAACTAAACAAATTTTATGGAGAACAGTATACAATTGACATTTGAAGGTTGAATTACTGTTTGCCTTTATCAATTACACCTTGTCGGTAATCCCGTCGTTTTAACAAACGCCAGACAGTCGTATGAGGGATAGCAAGTTCTCGGCTGGCATGACGAGTGGACTTGTTCGGGTTACGCAGAAAACTCTCTTGAATTCTTCTCACATTTTCCTCAGAGGTGCGTGGTCGCCCTGTGCTCTTCCCCTTACATAAACAGCCTGTTTCCTCAAATTGTCTGTACCAACGACGAATGCTCTTTGGCATCGGCGGATCAATGCCAAAACGCCGTAGAAATGCTCGCTGCACCGCGATTACGGATTCAGTCCTGCCGTACTGCAGAACGCAAAATGCCTTGTGCTGTGGGGTAGCCATCTTGTGACTAACTGGTGCAGGAGGCTGATGGTGCGCTGGGAGAGGCATCTGGTGGTGCTCAATTCAAACTCTATGCCTCGCCCTTTTAAGTGGTATAACTTTCATTCATGGGCGGTTCGTGGTTGCAGAGATACGGCTATTTCAAATCGGGTCCATCTTTTTGAAACACTATATTACAGCGGTAAGAGAAACGCGTCAATCCCATATCTACAGCTGGCGTAATAATGGATTTCCTGAAGTTTGGTTACGCGCCttccataaaaaaaaatcaacctGATATTGGTAATTTTAATAAACTTTAGACCAGAACCTAAACTCGACATTCCTCTTAAATATTTTCCCTAGTATGGTACGGAGCTAAACCCTGTGGATAACATTTCTCTTCAGCTCATCCATCCAAACGCAAGTTCTCCGATgttcctctcctccccttccgCAATGTATTTACAGCATCAAGTATCTCCAAATTTTGTCATACGTTCAAATAACTTCTAAAACTATTAAATAGTTCTGCATATATAATAAGAATTAAGTATTAAATGTGGAGATAGGTAGCGAGGCGGAGACTGGTGGAGGGAACAGCCGCCGCCAGCATCCCCCCCCACGTGGACCATCTCCTCCACTTACCACCATTTAAGTCAAAATATTGCATTTACAAACATAATCTTCATTAAAACAACACAATTTATAAAATATAGTAACACTGGTACGTGCATACAATTCGATATCAATACCTGTCATAACTTACTTTCAGAATAAATTCAAAAAAATAAAGTAGACATTGTAGATGATCCTGCGCACTACCTTCTACCTCAGCACCTCCATTATCACTGCTCCAGCACACGCCTCTA
Coding sequences within:
- the LOC128702181 gene encoding uncharacterized protein isoform X1, coding for MATPQHKAFCVLQYGRTESVIAVQRAFLRRFGIDPPMPKSIRRWYRQFEETGCLCKGKSTGRPRTSEENVRRIQESFLRNPNKSTRHASRELAIPHTTVWRLLKRRDYRQEAEGKEEEVAPIKDKETATKDSEEPEENGKANGEANGVAEEEAKGQPVEEEPATEEDASKEGQVAEEKENEPETNGEEPEAPAPPAKGRRGRKPKKVSVEHCKS
- the LOC128702181 gene encoding uncharacterized protein isoform X2; translated protein: MATPQHKAFCVLQYGRTESVIAVQRAFLRRFGIDPPMPKSIRRWYRQFEETGCLCKGKSTGRPRTSEENVRRIQESFLRNPNKSTRHASRELAIPHTTVWRLLKRRDYRQEAEGKEEEVAPIKDKETATKDSEEPEENGKANGEANGVAEEEAKGQPVEEEPATEEDASKEGQVAEEKENEPETNGEEPEAPAPPAKGRRGRKPKKVSVEH
- the LOC128702181 gene encoding uncharacterized protein isoform X3, giving the protein MPLPAHHQPPAPVSHKMATPQHKAFCVLQYGRTESVIAVQRAFLRRFGIDPPMPKSIRRWYRQFEETGCLCKGKSTGRPRTSEENVRRIQESFLRNPNKSTRHASRELAIPHTTVWRLLKRRDYRQEAEGKEEEVAPIKDKETATKDSEEPEAPAPPAKGRRGRKPKKVSVEHCKS
- the LOC128702181 gene encoding uncharacterized protein isoform X4, with the protein product MPLPAHHQPPAPVSHKMATPQHKAFCVLQYGRTESVIAVQRAFLRRFGIDPPMPKSIRRWYRQFEETGCLCKGKSTGRPRTSEENVRRIQESFLRNPNKSTRHASRELAIPHTTVWRLLKRRDYRQEAEGKEEEVAPIKDKETATKDSEEPEAPAPPAKGRRGRKPKKVSVEH